The sequence GATTGCGGCGCAGGGGCTTCACGACCTTTGGCTGGTGCCAGTGCTTCGGGCAATGCACGTTTCCAACCGGGTTCGACGATGACTTTACCCACCGCCCGCAAGGCTTCGCCCGCGCAATCGAAGTCAGCCTGAGTACGGTCGTATTCGTGGTTGGGCAGGAACTGCGCCAGGTAGCGGGCGCGAATCAGGGTGTAGACCGCCCGGTGTTTACCGGTCAGTTGCCCGAGGTCCTTGCCTGCGCCGGTGGGGATGATGCCGTGGTGGGCGCTGACCTTGGCGTCGTTCCAGGCTCGGGAGCGGCGTTGCGGGTCGATGTGCGGCATCAACGTCTGGACCGCCTGATCAGCCCGACCCAGCGCAGCAAGAATGCCTGGCGCGTCGCTGTGTTGGCTCAGGGGCAAGTAGCCGCAATCGCTGCGCGGGTAGGTGATGACTTTGTGGGTTTCGTAGAGTGATTGGGCAATGTCCAGGGTTTCCTGGGCGCCCAGGCCGAGCTTTTTCGAGCAGATTTCCTGCAGCGTGCCGAGGTCGAAGGGCAGGGGTGCGACTTCGCGCATGCGCTCGGTGCGCAGCTTGATCAACCGCGCGGTAGCGGCGTTGCTCATGGCGGCTGCCGCATCCCTGGCCAGTTGCGGGTTCAGGCAACGGCCCTGGTCGTCACAGGCGTCTTCGGTGGCGCGCCATTGGGCGGTGAAGGTGATGTGGTCGTGGAGCAGATCGACATCGATGGCCCAGTAGGCCACGGGGACGAAGTCGGCGATGCTGCGATCGCGGTCGACCACCAGGCGCAGGGTCGGGGTTTGCACCCGGCCGACCGGCAATACGCCCTGATAACCGGATTGGCGCCCCAGCAAGGTAAACAGGCGACTCATGTTCATGCCAATCAGCCAGTCGGCTCGGGATCGCCCGAGGGCCGAGTGATACAGGCTGAAGGTTTCAGCACCGGGTTTGAGCGCGGCCAGGGCCTTGCGGATCGAGGCCTCATCCAGTGCTGACAGCCACAAGCGCTGGATCGGCCCGCGATAACGGCAATGCTCCACCAGTTCCCGGGCGATCATTTCGCCCTCACGGTCGGCGTCGGTGGCGATTACCAGTTCCTGGGCTTCCCCGAGCAGGCGCTTGACTGCCTTGTATTGGCTGGCGGTTTTGGGTTTGACCAGCATCTTCCATTTTTCCGGGACGATGGGCAGGTCGGCCAGTACCCAGCGTTTGTATTTGGCGTCATAGGCGTCGGGCGGGGCGGTTTCCAGCAGATGGCCAATGCACCAGGTCACCGTGACGCCCGGCCCCAGCCAGCAACCGTCGCCACGCCGGCTTGCACCGAGCACGGCGGCGATATCCTTGGCCTGGGACGGTTTTTCACAGAGGAACAGCCGCATGGTCACCACATTCGAATCGGATTGATGGTGTGCAGGATGCTCAGTACAGCGGATTTCAGCAACTATTATCTGTATGGATGTACAGCAATTTATGTGTTCAACCCAAAAACCAAATGTGGAGGCTTGCGCGTGAAGGCCTTTGTAGCCGCTGCCGAAGAATGAGGCTGCGATGCGTGTCCGCAGGACCGCCCTGGGGCCGCTACGCTGC is a genomic window of Pseudomonas sp. ADAK18 containing:
- a CDS encoding DNA topoisomerase III gives rise to the protein MRLFLCEKPSQAKDIAAVLGASRRGDGCWLGPGVTVTWCIGHLLETAPPDAYDAKYKRWVLADLPIVPEKWKMLVKPKTASQYKAVKRLLGEAQELVIATDADREGEMIARELVEHCRYRGPIQRLWLSALDEASIRKALAALKPGAETFSLYHSALGRSRADWLIGMNMSRLFTLLGRQSGYQGVLPVGRVQTPTLRLVVDRDRSIADFVPVAYWAIDVDLLHDHITFTAQWRATEDACDDQGRCLNPQLARDAAAAMSNAATARLIKLRTERMREVAPLPFDLGTLQEICSKKLGLGAQETLDIAQSLYETHKVITYPRSDCGYLPLSQHSDAPGILAALGRADQAVQTLMPHIDPQRRSRAWNDAKVSAHHGIIPTGAGKDLGQLTGKHRAVYTLIRARYLAQFLPNHEYDRTQADFDCAGEALRAVGKVIVEPGWKRALPEALAPAKGREAPAPQSLPMLVQGNDYAVAKVNLKDLWTQPPKPFTEGNLIKAMKNVAKLVEDPLLKQKLKDTTGIGTEATRAGIIQGLLDRGYMVKNGKALSATPAAFSLIDAVPRAIADPGTTAIWEQALDMVQSGEMSLEEFVAKQAAWMSKQIARCTGMRLTISGPASPAGRGAVPWKNKRKPAKRKTSAAPKRATKPASKG